From one Solanum stenotomum isolate F172 chromosome 12, ASM1918654v1, whole genome shotgun sequence genomic stretch:
- the LOC125849347 gene encoding SKP1-like protein 1B, with product MSSEKFITFKTSDGEEFKLNEAVAVRSEVIKNMVQDADSTSNVIPLSNVDGKTMTKVIQYWKKYSEEGVTKDQLKSFDQDFLNMSQSELVGVLLAANFFDDKQLKEVIIQEFADRIKGKPIEEIREVFGTVNDYTPEEEEEIHRENAWAFE from the coding sequence ATGTCTTCAGAAAAATTCATAACTTTCAAGACTAGCGATGGTGAGGAATTCAAACTCAATGAGGCTGTAGCTGTGAGGTCAGAAGTCATCAAGAACATGGTACAAGATGCGGATAGTACTTCTAATGTCATCCCCTTGTCTAATGTTGATGGCAAAACAATGACCAAAGTTATTCAATATTGGAAGAAATATTCGGAAGAAGGTGTTACGAAAGATCAGTTAAAGAGTTTTGATCAGGATTTCTTGAATATGAGCCAATCAGAATTAGTTGGTGTTCTCTTGGCTGCTAATTTTTTTGATGATAAGCAGTTGAAGGAGGTAATAATCCAAGAATTTGCTGATAGGATCAAAGGGAAACCAATAGAGGAAATACGTGAAGTATTTGGTACTGTGAATGATTATACTccagaggaagaggaggagatCCATAGAGAGAATGCTTGGGCTTTTGAATGA
- the LOC125847132 gene encoding uncharacterized protein LOC125847132 yields MSVHEYSLRFTQLSRYSPEMVTDLRSRMSLFVAGSSRQSSKEGKAVMLIGDMDLARLMIHKPKGPAPSSGSAFAPKNKSEYNSQNSYSFRAKLAYSQGSIAQRGSKPPAFAPPDRASPRGTTSDTGGGTYHLSEFTFYNSYVAMNFHVIPEQCSEPFSVSTTVGDSILTERV; encoded by the exons atgagtgttcatgagtacagtctgaggTTCACCCAACTTTCTCGCTATTCTCCGGAGATGGTTACTGACTTGAGAAGTaggatgagtttatttgttGCTGGGTCGTCTCGTCAGTCAAGCAAGGAAGGCAAGGCAGTTATGCTGATAGGGGATATGGACCTAGCAAGGCTTATGATCCAT AAACCGAAGGGACCTGCCCCATCATCTGGTAGTGCATTTGCGCCTAAGAACaaaagtgagtacaatagtcagaattcctATAGTTTCAGAGCTAAACTTGCCTATTCTCAAGGCAGTATTGCACAAAGGGGTAGTAAACCTCCTGCAT ttgctccaccagacagagcttCACCTAGAGGGACTACTTCTGATACTGGCGGAGGAACATACCACTT GAGCGAGTTTACCTTTTATAACtcttatgttgctatgaattttcaTGTTATTCCTGAACAATgtagtgaaccattcagtgtttctacaactgttggtgattctattctAACAGAAAGAGTTTAA